A region from the Pseudomonas promysalinigenes genome encodes:
- a CDS encoding chorismate mutase has translation MRTPLLVATASLVLTGCAASEPNHLAFGPLLETIERRLDLAQAVALHKWDNGQPVQASTRERQVVANVRAAAAEYGLAAERAEAFFADQIEANKLVQYTLLFHWQRVGAAPDEPRSDLQRQIRPQLDQLQSALLRQLADFDRGKPQNCAVELANAVAGRPVDHLTQQALIRATGRLCDTP, from the coding sequence ATGCGTACACCCCTGCTTGTGGCAACCGCCAGCCTTGTTCTCACCGGCTGCGCGGCATCAGAACCAAACCACCTAGCCTTCGGCCCACTGCTCGAAACCATCGAGCGTCGCCTGGATTTGGCGCAAGCGGTCGCCTTGCACAAGTGGGACAACGGCCAACCTGTTCAGGCCAGCACCCGTGAACGGCAAGTAGTGGCCAATGTGCGGGCGGCCGCAGCTGAATATGGCCTGGCTGCAGAGCGCGCCGAGGCGTTCTTCGCTGACCAGATCGAGGCAAACAAACTGGTGCAGTACACACTGCTTTTCCACTGGCAACGCGTGGGCGCAGCACCAGACGAGCCGCGCAGCGACCTGCAACGGCAAATCCGCCCTCAACTGGACCAGCTACAGAGCGCCTTGCTCAGGCAACTGGCCGACTTCGACAGGGGCAAACCGCAAAACTGCGCCGTTGAGTTAGCCAATGCCGTGGCCGGCCGCCCTGTGGACCATCTGACTCAGCAGGCTCTGATCCGCGCAACTGGCCGGCTGTGCGACACACCCTGA